One Ornithorhynchus anatinus isolate Pmale09 chromosome 2, mOrnAna1.pri.v4, whole genome shotgun sequence DNA segment encodes these proteins:
- the CALHM5 gene encoding calcium homeostasis modulator protein 5, with product MEKFQSILRFLVDRKVAIGYSFMALLTMGGERLFSLVAFQCPCNRNNFPYGMVFLLAPAWVLLVISYFLNNRAWRLFTGCCKSSSKATSVGSPAFCRTCLRGFRIFSRVTLEALVAPLMWLSVALLHGTFYECAMSGTSEKGLLWAVCEGKTPQCHEELHKVVCGQTALTSQDTQELKRALQAQSQILGWILISVISLVSLLVACCSRCWSKVSHLQMKFWKIYAQKEREQIEKAFQERAGQLSARNLQCFLENKQSEPFALPSIKAWEDASDLHLLHPGQQHYSTLHRVVEGGMKRSPTGSEMALDFMDGHHAV from the exons ATGGAGAAGTTTCAGAGCATCCTGAGATTCTTGGTGGACCGCAAAGTTGCCATCGGCTACAGCTTCATGGCTCTGCTGACCATGGGGGGGGAGCGCCTGTTTTCTCTAGTGGCATTCCAGTGCCCCTGCAACAGGAACAATTTCCCATATGGGATGGTGTTCCTGCTGGCCCCTGCCTGGGTCCTGCTGGTCATCAGCTACTTCCTCAACAACAGGGCATGGAGGCTCTTCACCGGCTGCTGCAAGAGCTCCTCGAAGGCCACATCAGTGGGGTCACCAGCGTTTTGTAGGACCTGCCTCCGTGGTTTCCGCATCTTCAGTCGGGTCACCCTGGAAGCGCTGGTGGCCCCGCTGATGTGGCTATCGGTGGCTCTGCTCCATGGAACATTCTACGAATGCGCCATGAGTGGTACGTCAGAGAAGGGCCTCCTGTGGGCGGTGTGCGAGGGCAAAACCCCCCAGTGCCATGAGGAGCTACACAAGGTGGTCTGTGGGCAGACAGCCCTGACCTCCCAGGACACACAGGAGCTGAAGCGGGCCCTGCAGGCACAGTCACAG ATCCTGGGCTGGATTCTGATTTCTGTGATATCCCTGGTCTCTCTGTTGGTAGCCTGCTGCAGCAGGTGCTGGTCGAAAGTCAGCCACCTGCAGATGAAGTTCTGGAAGATATATGcccagaaggagagggagcagatcgAGAAAGCCTTCCAGGAGCGCGCGGGCCAGCTGAGCGCCCGCAACTTGCAGTGCTTCTTGGAGAACAAGCAGTCTGAGCCCTTCGCCCTGCCCTCGATCAAGGCCTGGGAAGATGCATCAGACCTCCACTTGCTCCACCCTGGCCAGCAGCACTACAGTACACTCCACCGCGTGGTCGAGGGCGGCATGAAGAGAAGCCCCACTGGCTCCGAGATGGCATTGGACTTCATGGACGGCCACCATGCCGTGTAG
- the LOC114805417 gene encoding calcium homeostasis modulator protein 5-like, translating into MELLHKAWDFFAQHESVTGYSLLGLLTVGGEILFSLSAFQCPCGDRSFTYGLVYLLAPALALLFLGYILNGQTWKLFTGIWLNPRKVFPPEKRCHFFYILGKISLQVCIAPVMWMSVALLNGQFYVCAVSGSPASWRRAGLCAHVSGPCLEELPRVACNQTVLPPAQAEDIVRKLRAESQIIGWSFISSTMFISLLATCYGHCRSNMSHVQMKFWKIYQDEEVAQLDKKFKDYAARMSARNLAEFFKEEIPESFALPSFQDWEDASVVDSFSVSEEILSSLHKMVERDKKGSSPITGAAGNLTQAKQQPDPAQTLCQLEES; encoded by the exons ATGGAGCTGCTGCACAAGGCCTGGGACTTCTTTGCCCAACACGAGAGTGTGACGGGCTACAGCCTCCTGGGGCTGCTGACTGTGGGAGGGGAGATCCTGTTCTCCTTGTCGGCATTCCAGTGTCCCTGTGGTGACAGGAGCTTCACTTATGGGCTAGTGTACCTCCTggccccggccctggccctgTTGTTTCTGGGCTACATCCTCAACGGCCAGACGTGGAAGCTCTTCACGGGTATCTGGCTGAACCCACGGAAAGTCTTCCCACCCGAGAAGCGCTGCCATTTCTTTTACATCCTCGGGAAGATCTCCCTGCAGGTGTGCATCGCCCCAGTGATGTGGATGTCCGTGGCCCTGCTCAACGGCCAGTTCTACGTCTGTGCTGTGAGTGGCTCGCCTGCATCCTGGCGCCGGGCTGGGCTGTGTGCCCATGTGTCCGGCCCGTGCCTGGAGGAGCTGCCGCGGGTGGCCTGCAACCAAACCgtcctgcccccagcccaggcTGAGGACATCGTCAGGAAGCTGCGGGCAGAATCGCAG atCATCGGCTGGAGCTTCATCTCATCCACCATGTTCATCTCGCTGCTGGCCACCTGCTATGGCCACTGCCGGTCCAACATGAGCCATGTCCAGATGAAGTTCTGGAAAATCTACCAGGATGAGGAAGTGGCCCAGCTGGACAAGAAGTTCAAGGACTACGCCGCCCGGATGAGTGCGAGGAACCTGGCTGAATTCTTCAAGGAGGAGATTCCTGAGTCCTTCGCCCTGCCCAGTTTCCAGGATTGGGAAGACGCCTCGGTGGTGGACTCCTTCAGCGTGAGTGAGGAGATTCTGAGCAGTCTCCATAAGatggtggagagagacaagaagggCAGCAGCCCCATTACAGGAGCAGCAGGAAACCTGACTCAAGCTAAGCAGCAGCCTGACCCTGCCCAAACACTCTGTCAGCTAGAGGAGAGCTGA